One part of the Dunckerocampus dactyliophorus isolate RoL2022-P2 chromosome 11, RoL_Ddac_1.1, whole genome shotgun sequence genome encodes these proteins:
- the LOC129190301 gene encoding LOW QUALITY PROTEIN: uncharacterized protein LOC129190301 (The sequence of the model RefSeq protein was modified relative to this genomic sequence to represent the inferred CDS: substituted 2 bases at 2 genomic stop codons), with protein sequence MDPAEFGHFRSALSHQGALVGEHSRSLSEIMEALATMSTNLQTLDQRMEQVLAASGAGSANPAHGANSASEVQPERSPPASCTEPSIPPPPRFTGNEASCEQFVHQCSLVFDQQPHTYGSDLSKVAFMMSLLVDKAAAWAIALSKSNPAIRSSLPLFVAELRRVFEHPVGDREAGSRLLDLRQRNQSVAAFSVEFRVLAAESGFNDAALRAVFRKALQVRVMDEIAVRDDTTTLDQLIELAIRLDERLRERDRAHRERANHRGATAPGLRQTRTPLHEGRTQGSTDSGRDASYADEPMQLGGRRLSAAERSRRRRLHLCLYCAGSDHQLSKCPDRPKRRPGSPSGSESPKRPISLQDRPAGGDRSKTSSCEYAGGSSSNKTSLSTQRRPPPKGHTERINLSGVPRVYHDLAAVFSKNATLSLPPHRPYDCAIKLLPDAPLPSAKLYNISRPEQEALRDYISSSLAAGLIRPSSSPLGSGFFFVSKKDGSLRPCIDYRGLNEITVKNKYPLPLMDSAFSSLHSASIFTKLDLRSAYHLVRIREGDEWKTAFNTPMGHYEYLVMPFGLTNAPAVFQSLINDVLRDMIGQXCFVYLDDIXIFSNSLQEHVQHVRQVLQRLLENKLFVKSEKCEFHSASVTFLGYIVEKGKLRADPAKVQAVVDWPPPTSRKHLQRFLGFANFYRRFIRDFSIKAEPLTRLTSAKCPFIWTPEAERAFSRLKKLFTTAPVLTHPNPSLQFLVEVDASDTGVGAVLSQRSPVDQRLHPCAFFSRRLTPPERNYDVGNRELLAIVLALREWRHWLEGAT encoded by the exons ATGGATCCCGCGGAGTTCGGCCATTTCCGCTCTGCCCTCTCGCACCAGGGAGCCCTCGTGGGCGAACACTCTCGCTCCTTGAGCGAGATAATGGAAGCGCTCGCCACCATGTCCACTAACCTCCAGACGTTGGACCAACGTATGGAGCAAGTGCTCGCAGCCAGCGGCGCTGGAAGTGCTAACCCTGCCCACGGCGCAAACTCAGCCAGCGAGGTCCAGCCTGAACGCTCCCCTCCCGCCTCATGCACAGAGCCAAGCATTCCACCTCCTCCACGCTTTACCGGTAACGAGGCCTCGTGTGAACAGTTCGTTCATCAGTGCTCATTAGTATTCGACCAGCAGCCCCACACATACGGCTCAGACCTCTCCAAGGTGGCCTTCATGATGAGCTTGCTGGTTGACAAAGCAGCGGCGTGGGCTATCGCACTGAGTAAGTCCAACCCAGCGATACGCTCCTCTCTACCTCTGTTTGTGGCCGAGTTGCGGAGAGTTTTTGAGCACCCCGTAGGGGACCGCGAGGCTGGGAGCCGCCTCTTGGACCTTCGACAGCGGAACCAATCTGTGGCGGCGTTCTCTGTTGAGTTCCGCGTCCTAGCGGCGGAGAGTGGGTTCAACGATGCTGCCCTCCGCGCGGTATTCCGCAAAGCGCTGCAGGTCCGGGTCATGGATGAGATCGCGGTCCGAGATGATACCACCACCCTCGACCAGCTGATCGAGCTCGCGATCCGCCTGGATGAACGCCTCAGGGAACGGGACCGCGCCCACCGGGAACGAGCTAACCACAGAGGAGCCACTGCACCTGGACTACGCCAAACTCGGACCCCGCTCCACGAGGGACGCACCCAGGGCTCCACGGACTCGGGCCGGGATGCGTCTTACGCCGATGAGCCCATGCAACTTGGGGGACGGCGCCTCTCTGCGGCGGAACGCTCCCGCCGGCGGCGTCTGcacctctgcctctactgcgCCGGGTCGGACCACCAACTGTCTAAATGTCCAGACAGGCCCAAACGACGACCCGGCTCGCCATCGGGGTCGGAAAGCCCCAAGCGACCGATATCACTGCAGGATCGACCCGCTGGGGGGGATCGATCCAAGACTTCTTCCTGTGAGTATGCGGGCGGGAGCTCGTCCAATAAGACGTCGCTCTCGACCCAGCGAC GCCCTCCGCCCAAAGGACACACCGAGAGGATAAACCTGTCGGGGGTTCCCCGCGTCTACCACGATCTCGCTGCCGTTTTTAGCAAGAATGCCACACTTAGCCTGCCTCCTCACCGGCCATATGATTGCGCCATAAAATTGCTCCCTGACGCGCCGCTCCCCAGCGCAAAATTATACAATATAtccagaccggagcaggaggcaCTCCGCGATTATATTTCGTCATCCCTCGCAGCAGGTCTCATTCGACCTTCGTCTTCTCCGCTGGGCTCTGGGTTCTTTTTTGTGTCCAAGAAGGACGGCTCTCTCCGCCCATGCATAGATTACCGGGGCTTAAATGAGATAacggttaaaaataaatatccgCTTCCCCTTATGGACTCCGCGTTTTCCTCCTTACATTCGGCCAGTATTTTTACTAAACTGGACCTACGTAGCGCATACCACTTGGTACGCATCCGagagggagacgagtggaagacggcctttAACACACCCATGGGGCATTATGAATACCTGGTTATGCCGTTCGGACTGACTAACGCCCCAGCGGTGTTCCAATCTCTCATAAACGACGTGCTGCGCGATATGATTGGTCAATAGTGTTTCGTATATCTGGATGATATATAAATTTTTTCTAACTCTTTGCAGGAACACGTTCAACACGTGAGACAAGTCCTCCAGCGGCTCTTGGAGAATAAACTTTTTGTTAAATCTGAAAAGTGCGAGTTCCACTCCGCCTCGGTTACCTTTCTAGGCTACATAGTGGAGAAAGGCAAGCTGCGAGCCGACCCCGCCAAGgttcaggcggtggtcgattggcctccTCCCACATCAagaaagcacttgcagaggttcctaggCTTTGCCAATTTTTACCGCAGGTTCATTCGGGATTTCAGCATTAAAgcggaacctctgacaaggctgaCATCTGCTAAGTGTCCTTTTATTTGGACGCCGGAGGCGGAGAGGGCTTTCAGTAGACTCAAAAAACTGTTCACGACAGCACCAGTACTTACACATCCTAATCCGTCACTACAGTTTTTAGTAGAGGTGGACGCGTCTGATACAGGGGTGGGCGCTGTCCTCTCCCAGaggtccccggtcgaccagaggctgcacccatgtgcattcttctcacgtcgcctcacaCCTCCTGAGAGGAATTACGACGTGGGGAAtcgggagctgctggccatcgtgcttgccttgcgggagtggagacattggctggagggtgctacCTAA